In Acaryochloris marina S15, the genomic window CGTCAAGATGCCGACTGCTTGGGGAAACTGCTGGAGTTGAATTTAGGCATGGGACTGAGCAACAGAGAGACGGCTACGATTTATAGCTGGCAGGGAGCAGAGCGAGGTTGGCAACCCGGTTGGGTTTGGAGTCTGGTGCAGTGGTTGGGGAACTTGATGCCTGTGTATTTACTTTTACTGCGTCTGGGACTCACCCCCCGCCCATTTACTCAGTGACGAGAAGTTTGCCAGTTTAGAGAGGGAGCAAATCTACTTGTTTTTGGTGGCTCAAGCTGAATTGATTTGGTATACCGAATTGATGAAGTCCACGGATGAGGATGCTTTTCAAGTCACCATCCATCGGTTTCTGACGGAAATGGACGCCGCCGCACAAGCCACAGGTCACTTAGATCAAGCACAACTGTATGTCCCCGCATCGGTGACCACCGACGGCTGGGTCGCTTCTCAAAATGCTTGGATATCTGAGGTTGGCCTCGACTTGATAGAGTGCAAACTCCATGGCCAAAAACGGGTGAGTGCCACGTTTGATGATTTCTCAAAGACCCACCCTGCAGATAGATCAGAAAATGGTGTCTGAGACAGCAAAGGTCTGAAAAGCTTATACTTCAGTGACTCTGAGCGTAGCGAATTAGTCATGACTGAAAAACAAGCCCATCAAAATCGTACGGCAATTGTTCATTTTGGTGCAACCAAACAAGACTATTTAGACCTGGTGCAAGCAGACAATCGCCGCCCTTAATCGAGTATCTGCAAGCGCCCCTGACAGCCCAACTCTCTCCAGAACGTCATAAGCCCTGCTGCCGTGATACCAGTCGTTATACGCTCCATGCTTTACGAGAGCGCCAAGTTCAAGGGTGGTTAGGACCAGTCGAGACAATCCCTATCTGTCGAGTGCGCTGCCAAAGCTGTCGAGCCGTTTTCACGGTTTTGCCCAGCTTTATCCTGCGCTATCGTCGTCAAGATGCCGACTGCTTGGGGAAACTGCTGGAGTTGAATTTAGGCATGGGACTGAGCAACAGAGAGACGGCTACGATTTATAGCTGGCAGGGAGCAGAGCGAGGTTGGCAACCCGGTTGGGTTTGGAGTCTGGTGCAGTGGTTGGGGAACTTGATGCCTGTGTATTTACTTTTACTGCGTCTGGGACTCACCCCCCGCCCATTTACTCAGTGACGAGAAGTTTGCCAGTTTAGAGAGGGAGCAAATCTACTTGTTTTTGGTGGCTCAAGCTGAATTGATTTGGTATACCGAATTGATGAAGTCCACGGATGAGGATGCTTTTCAAGTCACCATCCATCGGTTTCTGACGGAAATGGACGCCGCCGCACAAGCCACAGGTCACTTAGATCAAGCACAACTGTATGTCCCCGCATCGGTGACCACCGACGGCTGGGTCGCTTCTCAAAATGCTTGGATATCTGAGGTTGGCCTCGACTTGATAGAGTGCAAACTCCATGGCCAAAAACGGGTGAGTGCCACGTTTGATGATTTCTCAAAGACCCACCCTGATTGGCTACCTGACCAACTCCAACAACTCAAAGATGATTTCGATTCAGTTCTAAATGCTTCTTCACTAGCGTCTTATTCCCAAAGGGTGCGACGCAATCGTGAACGCTATGGCCATGAACCGACGTTGCTCAAGCGATTGGATATTCTCAAGCACAAACGCTTTCTGTTTACGAATCACCTAAAACATAAAGACGCTTCCGCCTATTCTGCACCTTTAGATCGCTCCATGCGATTCTTGGACAAGAAGCTCATAAAATTTGGGCAATATCGAGCAGAGGATGCCATTAATCCCATGGTGAATGCCTGGGCGATTGTGAATAATCTACGACAGTTTCTCCCTGATGCGAAAAAGGCGGGGCAATCTTTAGCGGAACATTTCGGAGTTCAGCTCAAAGGTATGCCTTGGATGGAGGCTCTTAACCTATGCACCATGGGAAGTCTGGATATCATGCTTGCGCCTACTTTCTAGCAGACACCATTTTCTGATCTATCTGCACCCTGATTGGCTACCTGACCAACTCCAACAACTCAAAGATGATTTCGATTCAGTTCTAAATGCTTCTTCACTAGCGTCTTATTCCCAAAGGGTGCGACGCAATCGTGAACGCTATGGCCATGAACCGACGTTGCTCAAGCGATTGGATATTCTCAAGCACAAACGCTTTCTGTTTACGAATCACCTAAAACATAAAGACGCTTCCGCCTATTCTGCACCTTTAGATCGCTCCATGCGATTCTTGGACAAGAAGCTCATAAAATTTGGGCAATATCGAGCAGAGGATGCCATTAATCCCATGGTGAATGCCTGGGCGATTGTGAATAATCTACGACAGTTTCTCCCTGATGCGAAAAAGGCGGGGCAATCTTTAGCGGAACATTTCGGAGTTCAGCTCAAAGGTATGCCTTGGATGGAGGCTCTTAACCTATGCACCATGGGAAGTCTGGATATCATGCTTGCGCCTACTTTCTAGCAGACACCATTTTCTGATCTATCTGAGGTAGGCAATGAATATAAGCAGGGCAAACCGCTCTCCGATAGAGCCAGAACCACTATGAAGCAAGACATCAATCAATCTTCCTACAATCGATTTTCAGAAGGATTGAGTCAGGAGAACCCAGAGGTATTTCTAACCAGGCTGGCCGCGAATGCTTCAAAGGCAGGGCTGACGCCACCTAAAGTTATGGGTACTTTGTCTGTTGCTTCAGAAGTACAATCTATTCGCTACCAACAGGGAGAACAGGCTAGCCTCAAGTATTCCCGAAAGATCATGATGAAGGGATTAAAACTTAAAAACCAGGAGCGACCAAAAACCATCGTTCCACAACAACAACGAACCCAAGAAGTTAATCAAAACCGGGGAATTGGAAGATGAACGACGATCTCGAACTATCACCAGAAATTATTGAAGGCGCAAAAATCATTCGGTTGGGTCAATCATTGATCCAGCTAAAAAATGCAATGGAACACGCTGAAATAAGAGCAGGAGAATCTATCACGAATGCTGGGGCGCTTGATAGAGCAGAGATTGTGACTGAGATTCAATCACTCCTCATCAATATCAAATCTATACGGGAAAAGCTGAAAAACCCCCAAATCCAGGAATGGACTGCGGCAGAGGAGGAGATTCCATTTTGATGGAATGCTTGTCAACACTGGAAACACTAGTACATTGGCTTCCCTATCCTCCACCTCCTCTGATAACCCGCTATCTTGTTTCGAAAAGTTGGCTAGTTTCTTTTTAGGAGGATCAGTTCACACAAGATATCAAGTTCTTCTTCTTAAGATTGTCTATAGGAATATTTATATTTTTTATTCGTAGTAGCTTTATATTTCTAGTATTCTGACTGAGATGAATTCTATATAAAAAAGCATGCGACTAAAAAATGTCTACATCCGTTTTTATAAATCATTCAACTTTGATTACCTTAGAAAAAATCACCCAAAGGCTAAACCTAGCCCTTGGGATTTACTTGAAGATGGCCGATGGTATCCATATGTTCGAATTCCTATTGAAAAAGAAATTACAGCCGTCGTAGGAGCAAATGAGTCTGGTAAATCTCAGTTATTATCAGCCATTGAAAAAGGAGCAAATGTCAAAAATATTGATAGGTCAAAAGATTTTTGTCGATACTCTCAATTTTATACAATTGATAGAGACAAACTAAATTATCCTTCTATCGGTTTTGAATGGACCGATCTATCAGAATCAGAAAAAAATACGATAAATGA contains:
- a CDS encoding DUF6431 domain-containing protein; amino-acid sequence: MTAQLSPERHKPCCRDTSRYTLHALRERQVQGWLGPVETIPICRVRCQSCRAVFTVLPSFILRYRRQDADCLGKLLELNLGMGLSNRETATIYSWQGAERGWQPGWVWSLVQWLGNLMPVYLLLLRLGLTPRPFTQ